In one window of Candidatus Woesearchaeota archaeon DNA:
- a CDS encoding trigger factor family protein, whose protein sequence is MNFLYPPNHKPMDMDNNGSETRPRLRTGSNFSNVKIKKLSDTEVEISAEIPAETFDSYRASAVKKLAGEVSIDGFRKGHIPETVLAQKVGEGAILHETAESALSDAYPKILREHA, encoded by the coding sequence ATGAATTTCCTTTATCCACCCAACCATAAACCAATGGATATGGATAACAATGGTAGTGAAACGCGCCCGCGACTTCGTACGGGGTCAAATTTCTCTAATGTAAAGATAAAGAAATTGAGCGACACCGAGGTGGAAATATCAGCAGAAATTCCCGCCGAGACGTTTGATTCCTATCGCGCCTCGGCGGTGAAAAAACTCGCGGGAGAGGTTTCCATAGACGGGTTTCGCAAGGGGCATATTCCCGAAACGGTCTTGGCGCAGAAAGTGGGCGAGGGGGCGATTCTCCACGAGACGGCGGAATCCGCGCTCTCTGACGCGTACCCCAAAATCCTCCGCGAACACGC